In Alteromonas sp. RKMC-009, the genomic stretch TGAGCGGGGCAGTACCTCCGCCGGTTAAAACCACGCCTGTGAAAGACATGCTGGAAAATCGTTTTCAGGCACTCTTTTTCGAGGTGGCAGGATTAACACTCGCTGTGCCGCTCATCACTTTAGGTGGCATTCACCGGATTGAAAAAGTGGGTGGACTGATAGGAAAACCCAAATGGTTCAAGGGCGTAATGCTTCATCGTGATCAAAAAATAAACGTTGTCGATACTGCAATGTGGGTTATGCCAGAAAAATACGACCAAAATCTCGCAGAAACGCTAAACTATCAGTATCTTATTATGTTAGGGGACAGTTTGTGGGGCTTAGCCAGCGACAAACTGGTCAACACCGTTACACTGACCAGGGACGAGGTAAAATGGCGCGAGTCAGGAGGCAAGCGTCCATGGTTAGCGGGCATGGTAAAAGAAAAAATGTGTGCGTTAATAGACGTATATCAGTTAATCGCAATGCTAAATAGCGGCTTAGGCAGTAACGACCAGACGCCATAGCCCGGGGAGCCAGGTTCATGAATGACAAGAGCACAACGAATAACGCGCCGGATAACGATCAGGTGCTTCAGTGGGTTACCTATCGCTTAGGTGACGAAACTTACGGTATTAACGTAATGCAGGTTCAGGAAGTCTTACGCTATACCGAAATTGCGCCTGTTCCCGGTGCACCGGATTACGTGTTAGGCATTATCAATCTGCGTGGTAATGTTGTGACGGTTATTGATACCCGCGCCCGCTTTGGCCTTATGCCAACCGATATTACCGACAACACACGGATTGTAATTATCGAATCCGATGAGCAGGTTGTCGGCATCCTGGTAGACAGTGTTGCCGAAGTGGTTTATCTGAAATCATCTGAAATTGATAGTGCACCTAACGTGGGTACTGAAGAGAGCGCCAAGTTCATTCAGGGCGTGAGTAACCGCGATGGTGAATTGCTGATTCTGGTAGATCTTAATAAGCTTCTCAGTGATGACGAGTGGGATGAACTGAGCAGTCTTTAACTTCATACAGCGCCTGCTAATCCGGCGGGCGCTCATCTATGCCTGTATCTTCGCTGTGCTGCCCGGCACAGTGCTATTACCAAAGGGAGAAAACACATCAATATGGACGTGCCGGCACTATCTTTACTCGCTGTTGCTACAGGGTTACTCGCCGTCATTGCTGTTATATGGATGTACTTTTTCTTCAACCGTCAGTTTAAACAACTCGACGATACTGTCCGCTATCAAAAAGAACACATCGATACCCTGCAACTGGAAATTAATGACCTGGAAAACCAGAACGGTGAAATGCAAACCCGTTCAATGGTACAGGGCAAACACATGCGGGAGCTGGCAGATCAATGCACGCAACTCGAAAACCAGTTACGTGAAGTAAAAAGTCAGGACCCGTCCATGCGCTTATACACCCGTGCCGCTGAACTGGTTAAAGCAGGCGCTGACGTCGAAGAGGTAATGCAAGCCTGCGACCTGCCCCGGGCTGAAGCTGAGCTGCTTATCAGCATGCACCGTCAGCGGGGATAAAGCTCACCGGACAGGTAAACGGGTAGCGCTCTTAATTTCGCGTAGTGACAAACTGGAGCGAATGGCAGTCACGCCCGGCAATTTGCGCAAGTAACTCTCAACAAAGTGGCTGTAATCATCTAAGTCCCTCGCGACTACCTGTAACAGAAAGTCAGACTCTCCGGTAGTATTGTGGCAAGCGAGAACATGTTCTGAAGCCAGTATAATCTGTTCAAACTTCATCGTACTGGTTTCATCATGTTCAGATACCGTAAGCTGAACAAATGCAACAACGCCAAGCCCTAATTTTCTCCGGTCCAGATTAGCCTGATAATCACAGATATAACCATCATCCTCTAGACGCTTCAGACGGCGCCAGCATGGACTTTCGCTTAGCGACAGGTGGCTGGCTATTTTGCTGTTTGTTAACCTGCCATCGTGCTGCAACAGGTTTAAAATAGCCTTGTCTGTCTTATCAAGAGGTTTTACGGGCATAGTCTTCTTATTTCGTGGGTTGAATGAGGGTTTTCTTTCCTATTTTGGCGTGTTTCCTTGCATGAAAGCAAGATAATCCCCTTAAGTATCTTTTAATCTGTTGATAAATCATAATTCTGGAGGAACAACAATGAAAGCTGTCGTATTCGAGAAATTTGCACAGATGCCGGTTATTCAAAATGTGGCCGACCCGACGCCGGCGAGCCACGGTGTTGTTATTAAGGTTGAGGCAACCGGTGTGTGTCGCAGCGACTGGCACTGCTGGCAAGGTCATGATACTGACGTGGTTGTTCCGCATGTACCCGGCCATGAGTTTGCCGGTATTGTTGAAGCCGTTGGAAAAGATGTGAAGCGCTTCAAAACCGGTGACCGCGTCACAGTTCCGTTTATCAATGCCTGCGGGAGTTGCCCGGAGTGTCACTCAGGTAATCATCAGGTATGCGGCAATCAAACACAGCCCGGCTTTACTCACTGGGGATCTTTTGCTCAATACACCACGGTTGATCAGGCCGATGTAAATCTTGTGGCATTACCTGAGCATCTTGACTTTGTAACCGCGGCCAGCCTCGGGTGCCGGTTTGTTACATCATTCCGCGCTGTTGTTGATCAGGGCAAAGTTTCTGCAGGACAGTGGGTGGCCGTACATGGTTGCGGTGGTGTTGGTCTGTCCGCAGTAATGATAGCCAGTGCACTGGGCGCAAACGTTATTGCCGTGGACTTGCAGGATGACAAACTGGCCCTGGCGAAACAGGTGGGCGCGGCGGTTACGATCAATGCATCACAAGTGGCCAGCGTGCCCGAAGCAATCAGAGAGATCACGACGGGCGGTGCTCATGTGTCAATGGATGCGCTGGGTCACTCTGTCACTTGTGTCAATTCTGTCCAGTCACTGCGTAAACTGGGTAAACATATTCAGGTTGGCCTGTTAATGGCAGAGCATGCAACACCGGCTATTCCCATGGGCCGTGTGATTGGTGATGAGCTGGAAATCATTGGCAGTCATGGCATGCAGGCTTTCCGGTACGATGCTATGCTTTCTATGATGATGTCCGGGAAACTGAAGCCTGAAAAATTGCTCGGGCGTACCATTTCTCTGACGGAATCTATTGAGGCTCTGACTACGCTGGATACGTCAAACACTGCGGGAGTTACAGTGATTTCATCGTTCTGATTTCTGCATGGTTGGTACGTTAAGCCGTTTAGACGTCCAGCCGTAAAGATGTTGACATCTATCGGGATTCAGCCACAATATCGTTATTATCCGTTAATTGTTGGAGCTGCCATGCCTATTTGTATTCCCGAACAACTTCCCGCGCAGGATGTGTTGTCAGGTGAGAATATCTTCACTATGGACAGCACCCGCGCAGCGACACAGGATATTCGCCCCATGGAAGTGGGGATCCTGAATCTCATGCCCAATAAAATTGAAACGGAAGTGCAAATCTTACGTTTGCTGTCTAACACACCTCTGCAGGTGAACGTGAACCTGATCCGCGTAGACAAATTAGCGCCAAAGCACACGCCTCAATCTCACATGGACGCCTTCTATCACGACTTTTCTGAAATTGCTGATAAGAAATACGACGGTTTAATCGTAACAGGTGCACCGCTGGCTCACTTGCCTTATGAGGAAGTGAAATACTGGGATCAGATGACAGAGATTTTGGAGTGGGCACAACGTAATGTGCAATCCACACTCTATCTGTGCTGGGCTGCTCATGCGGCGATGTATCATTTCTACGGTGTGCAGAGAAAACTCAGAGAAACTAAACTGTCTGGTGTCTTTGAGCATAAAGTGCTCGACCCTTATAACGAGCTGCTGAGAGGTTTCGATCCGGTTTTTTATGCGCCTCATTCCCGTTTCGGGTATATTGACTCCGGCGAATATAACAGTGTTGAAGGTTTGAAGGTCATTACGGAATCTGATGAGGCGGGTGCATACACCATCGCATCTGAAGATAAGCGTATGGTGTTTGTTACCGGGCATCCTGAATACGACCCGGAAACTCTGCATGACGAGTATTTCCGTGATTTACAGGCGGACGCCCATCCGGCAGTGCCGGCTAACTATTTTACGGACGATGACCCCGCAAAAGCGCCTTTAGTTCGCTGGCGCTCCCATGGTAGTCTGCTGTTCAATAACTGGCTGAACTACTATGTTTATCAGACAACACCTTATGATTTGAGTCAGCTGGCTGAGAAACCCCGGCCAAAGAGGTAATAAGTGACATCAGGTACAAAACAACAACTTCTGGATGCAGCGGCAAAGCGCGTTTTGATTCTGGACGGTGCCATGGGTACTATGATCCAGGAGCACAAACTGGAAGAAGCCGATTATCGTGGTGAGGCATTTGCTAACTGGCATTGCGATGTAAAAGGCAATAACGATTTGCTGGCAATTACTCAGCCGGACATTATTTACAATATCCATTGCGCTTATCTTGAAGCCGGTGCAGATATCATTGAAACCAATACGTTCAATGCTACCACCATCGCCATGGCTGACTACGACATGGAAGCGCAGTCGAAAGACATTAACCTTGCTGCTGCTAAGCTGGCCCGTAAAGCCTGTGATGAATTCACTGCAAAAACACCGGATAAGCCCCGGTATGTGGCAGGGGTCCTCGGCCCGACAAACCGCACTGCATCGATTTCACCGGATGTAAATGACCCCGGCAAGCGGAATGTAACCTTTGACGAGCTGGTAGAAGCCTATATCGAGTCCACAGAAGCGCTGTTAGATGGCGGTTCAGATATTATTTTGATAGAAACTATCTTTGATACCCTGAATGCCAAAGCGGCAGCATTCGCGGTAGAAACCGTATTTGAGAAACGCGGTGAGCGCGCACCGGTGATGGTATCAGGTACTATTACCGATGCATCGGGCAGAACCTTGTCAGGACAAACTGCGGAAGCCTTTTACTATTCCATGCGTCATGTATCGCCGGTTTCCATGGGCCTCAACTGTGCATTGGGTCCGGATTTACTGCGTCAGTACGTTGAAGAAATCAGTATTATTTCTGAATGCCTGGTTTCGGCTCACCCCAATGCCGGTTTACCCAATGAGTTTGGTGAATATGATTTGGGGGCAGAAGAAATGGCAGCACACATTAAAGAATGGGCAGAGTCCGGTCTGGTGAATGTGGTAGGTGGTTGTTGCGGCAGCACGCCTGAGCATATCCGTGCCATGGCTGAGGCGGTAAAAGACGTGAAACCACGTACCGTGCCGGTTTTTGAACCTAAAATGCGCCTTTCCGGGCTAGAACCTTTTGTTCACTAAGGTGTTATTGTGACAGCAGAGTTTTCAACCTTTATTAATGTCGGTGAACGGACAAACGTTACCGGATCGGCCGTATTCAAACGCTTAATTTTAAATGCTGAGTACGAGAAAGCCCTCGATGTAGCCCGCCAGCAGGTGGAAAACGGTGCGCAGGTGATAGACATCAACATGGACGAAGCCATGTTAGATTCTGTTGAGGCCATGCGTACGTTTCTGAACCTCATTGCTTCAGAGCCTGATATTTGCCGTGTTCCGATTATGATTGACTCTTCAAAGTGGGAAGTCATTGAAACCGGACTCAAGTGCGTTCAGGGAAAGGCGATTGTGAACTCAATCAGCCTGAAAGAGGGAAAAGAGCAGTTTGTTCATCAGGCTAAACTGATCAAGCGCTACGGTGCCGCAACGGTGGTCATGGCGTTTGATGAAACCGGCCAGGCCGATACCAAAGCGCGCAAAATTGAGATTTGTCAACGCAGCTATAAGGTGCTTACCGAAGAAGTTGGATTCCCGCCGGAAGATATCATTTTCGACCCGAATATTTTTGCTGTCGCGACGGGCATTGAAGAACACAACAATTATGCGGTGGACTTTATCGAAGCCACCCGCGTAATCCGTCAGACCTGTCCTTACGCCCATATCAGTGGTGGACTATCTAATATTTCATTCTCGTTCCGGGGCAATAACCCGGTACGTGAAGCCATGCACTCGGTGTTTTTGTATCATGCTATCCGCGCGGGTATGGATATGGGCATTGTAAATGCCGGTCAGCTGGAAGTGTATGATCAGATCCCTGAAGAACTCCGTGAAGCAGTAGAAGATGTGATCCTGAACCGTCGTGAAGACGGCACTGAGCGTTTGCTGGACATCGCACCCAAATATCAGGGGGATGGCAAAGCCGCGGCGGCAGAAGATCTTTCGTGGCGTGAGCTGCCGGTGAACAAGCGGCTCGAACATGCGCTGGTAAAAGGCACCACCGATTACATCATTGAAGATACTGAAGAAGCACGGCTGGCGGCTGAACGTCCGCTGCACGTGATTGAAGGGCCGTTAATGGACGGCATGAACGTCGTCGGCGACCTGTTCGGTGAAGGTAAAATGTTTCTGCCCCAGGTGGTGAAGTCTGCCCGGGTGATGAAAAAAGCGGTTGCTCACCTGCAACCGTTTATCGAAGCGGAAAAGGACGGCAAGTCATCGAGTAACGGTAAAATCCTGATGGCTACCGTTAAGGGCGACGTGCACGATATCGGCAAGAACATCGTCGGCGTGGTACTGCAATGTAACAATTTCGAAGTAGTAGATTTGGGCGTCATGGTGCCCTGCGCTACGATTTTGCAGGTGGCCAGAGAAGAAAACGTGGATATGATCGGGTTATCCGGTCTGATTACCCCGTCGCTGGACGAAATGGTACACGTGGCCAAAGAAATGGAGCGCCTGGGGTTAGATTTACCACTGCTTATAGGCGGTGCGACGACATCCAAAGCCCATACTGCGGTGAAAATTGAGCAAAACTACAGCCATCCGGTAGCTTATGTACCTAATGCCAGCCGCGCCGTGGGTGTGTGCCAGAAGCTGATTAACCCTGAGTCCCGCAAAGTCTTTGAAAAAGAGCTGTCAGACGAATACGAAAAAGTACGGGCCCAGCATGCCCGGAAACAACCCCGCAGTAAGCCGGTTACGCTGGCAGAAGCGCGGGCTAATGCGTATAAGCCGGACTTCTCTGTTCTGCCTGTAAAGCCTAAAACGCCGGGCGTAACACCTGTGTCCGTCGATTTGGCGACATTAAGAGATTATATCGACTGGACACCGTTCTTTTTGACCTGGTCACTGGCCGGTAAATTCCCCCGCATTCTTGATGATGAAGTGGTGGGTGAGCAGGCAAAAGAGCTGTATGCCGATGCCAATAAAATGCTGGATAAAGTCATTGCTGATGGCAGCCTGCAGGCAAAAGGGGTAATCGGTTTATTCCCTGCTAACCGGGTTGGCGATGATATTGAAATTTATCAGGATGATAACCGCGATGCCGTGCTGGGCGTTTCCCGTCATTTGCGTCAGCAAACATTGAAAGACAAGTTTGCCAACTATTGTCTGGCAGACTTCGTTGCTGAGAAGCAAAGTGGAATTGCTGACTACATCGGTGCGTTCGCTGTTACCGGCGGTATCGGTGAAGACGAGCTGGCTGAGTCCTACAACAAAGCCGGAGACGACTACAACGCCATCATGGTGAAAGCCGTGGCTGACCGTTTGGCAGAAGCGTTTGCTGAATATCTGCACGAGCAGGTGAGAAAAGACTACTGGGGCTTTGCGCCTGATGAGAACTTCGACAACGATGCGCTCATCCGCGAGAAGTACCAGGGGATCCGTCCTGCACCCGGTTATGCAGCCTGTCCTGAGCACACTGAGAAGCAGTTGATTTGGGATTTGCTCGATGCCGAAGCGCATACCACCATGAAGCTGACTGAAAGTTATGCTATGTGGCCGGGAGCAGCAGTATCAGGCTGGTATTTCTCGCACCCTGAATCCAGATATTTCGCTGTGGCAAAAATCCAGCGTGATCAGCTTGAAGATTACGCACAGCGCAAAGGCTGGAGCACAGAAGAAGCTGAAAAATGGTTAGCACCGAATCTGGATGATTAACCCGCCTGACAGCCGGAGTCACTTATGACTGATGAACTGCCTTTCTCACAGGCATGCGAAAATAACAAAGGGCCCATTTCTGCCATTTTGGAAGTGGCCCTGAGTCAATGTAAGCGTGTGCTTGAGGTGGGCAGTGGCACCGGACAGCATGCGGTGCACATTGCACCCTTGTTACCTCACCTGATATGGCAGACCAGTGATCAGCCGCAGTATCACGAAGGGGTACTGAAATGGATAGCTGCGTACCCGTCTGAAAATCTGTTACCGCCGCTTAACCTCACCGTGGGCAAAGACAGGTTGCCGTTTTCTGAATATGACGGTGTTTATTCAGCGAATACTGCTCATATTATGCAGAAAGCCGAAATTAAAATGATGATGCAGAGCCTGTCTGAATCACTGCCGCAAGGCGCAGTATTTTGCCAGTATGGCCCGTTTACAGACAACGGTGCATTCAGCAGCGAAAGTAACAGAGAGTTTCATCAACATCTGATAGCCAGTGGCTATGGCGGTTACCGGGATATACAGGAATTGCAGGCATGGGCGCCGGCACTCACGCTGGAGAAAATTCATGAAATGCCGGCGAATAATTTGTTATTGCAGTGGGTAAAGAACTGAATGCCGGGTCTGCTTAAAAATCATTGAAAAACGGTGCCCCGGCACCGTTTTTTTATGTCGTCAAATCAATTCTTTTTTCTACAATAACAGGCACACCGTTACGCACTGCAGAAATGCGCACTCTTACCCGTTTATCGTCGCCGTTGCCACTGCGATACTGAATTTGCTTGTCTTCTTTCAGGCGGGTGAGATAAAGACTGTCTCTTCCCATTATCCTTACGCCTTTGCCGGCAATAATGTCAGCTTTCACATTATGATAATCAGGGTGGACTTCATAGCTCAGTAGCAGGTTGGCGCGGTTAAAGGCATCATTAGACACTGACAGCGAAACCCGGATAGGGGCCTGTACCGGCGGACTGAAATGCTGCAACATGACCGGATGCAACGCAGGCTTCAGCGGCGGAAACTGAGGAATGTTATTTTCCGTCGGTTCATGGAACTGACAACTTATCGCATCGGCCGCCATTAAGCTGAGAATGGCTGTCAGACAGTAAATTTTTTTGTTCATAGTGAGGGCTCTGATTAAGTAATGAAGGCGTATGTGCGCCGGTCCTGAGCCTGAAAATGCAAAGCATGAACCCGTTGTCAGTGGCAAACTGCTTTGGTTCTGCAAAAGAATTAATTTATTATATTTGTATTGTATAACCTTAAACCAGCAAAGCCGGAGGGTAAAGTGCTACCGGTTAAGCTTTATCGATGAATGATTAACATCCGACGTATTTTCAGCCGTTTCAGAGCGCAACCCGCAGCGGCGGTGGTGGTGGCAGGAACTGACTATCCGTCATACCAGCTGGCGACCAGAATTCAGCAAAATCCTGCGTTTCATCTGGCTTATTTTATGAATGAAGAGCCCTGGCATCACCGCACCTTTATACTGGGTGTTGAACTGCGTTACGCCAGTGAGCTGCTTTCTCTGGTGAAAAAACACGATATAAAAGCCGTGTTTTGTGCCAGTGAAGATGATTATCACAGCTGGCTTTCAGATATGGGAACGGCGCTGACCCAACATCATTGTCAGGTATTGCTGTGCCGCCCGGGTGAAACGCCGCAACTGCCAGCCGTTTAAAGCGTATCTGTCAGTTTCTTTTTGTTGGCATGCTGTCCGTACTCAGGGCGTTCCCAATGCTCTGGCAAGTCCGATAAAGGCTCTGATAAACGGTGCATCAGCATCACTCTTTCTGAACCCCATGTGCAGTGACTTGGCAATACCGTTTTTCCCGGGCCTGACAGTTGTCAGGTTTAAGCTGCCGTCCTGCTCTTCAATCAGCCATTTAGGCAGTGCACCAATGCCCCGGCCGGCACTGATCATTTGCAACATGATTTCAGTGGTTTCAATGGTTTTGTGCTTTTTCACTGTACAGCCTGCAGGCGTCAGAAAGTGGGAGAAGATGTCCAGCCTGGAAGGCTCTACCGGATAGGTCAGTAAGGTTTCTTCTGCCAGCGCTTGTGGCGG encodes the following:
- a CDS encoding chemotaxis protein CheW: MSKSTPFAREDVMQAYLDSLLQSPEDPAEVTANTARLLEQATADIIAKEPVVAPVAEPVIAPPVTEEVTDTAVEQLSGAVPPPVKTTPVKDMLENRFQALFFEVAGLTLAVPLITLGGIHRIEKVGGLIGKPKWFKGVMLHRDQKINVVDTAMWVMPEKYDQNLAETLNYQYLIMLGDSLWGLASDKLVNTVTLTRDEVKWRESGGKRPWLAGMVKEKMCALIDVYQLIAMLNSGLGSNDQTP
- a CDS encoding chemotaxis protein CheW; this translates as MNDKSTTNNAPDNDQVLQWVTYRLGDETYGINVMQVQEVLRYTEIAPVPGAPDYVLGIINLRGNVVTVIDTRARFGLMPTDITDNTRIVIIESDEQVVGILVDSVAEVVYLKSSEIDSAPNVGTEESAKFIQGVSNRDGELLILVDLNKLLSDDEWDELSSL
- a CDS encoding DUF2802 domain-containing protein, which translates into the protein MDVPALSLLAVATGLLAVIAVIWMYFFFNRQFKQLDDTVRYQKEHIDTLQLEINDLENQNGEMQTRSMVQGKHMRELADQCTQLENQLREVKSQDPSMRLYTRAAELVKAGADVEEVMQACDLPRAEAELLISMHRQRG
- a CDS encoding Lrp/AsnC family transcriptional regulator — protein: MPVKPLDKTDKAILNLLQHDGRLTNSKIASHLSLSESPCWRRLKRLEDDGYICDYQANLDRRKLGLGVVAFVQLTVSEHDETSTMKFEQIILASEHVLACHNTTGESDFLLQVVARDLDDYSHFVESYLRKLPGVTAIRSSLSLREIKSATRLPVR
- a CDS encoding zinc-dependent alcohol dehydrogenase family protein, which produces MKAVVFEKFAQMPVIQNVADPTPASHGVVIKVEATGVCRSDWHCWQGHDTDVVVPHVPGHEFAGIVEAVGKDVKRFKTGDRVTVPFINACGSCPECHSGNHQVCGNQTQPGFTHWGSFAQYTTVDQADVNLVALPEHLDFVTAASLGCRFVTSFRAVVDQGKVSAGQWVAVHGCGGVGLSAVMIASALGANVIAVDLQDDKLALAKQVGAAVTINASQVASVPEAIREITTGGAHVSMDALGHSVTCVNSVQSLRKLGKHIQVGLLMAEHATPAIPMGRVIGDELEIIGSHGMQAFRYDAMLSMMMSGKLKPEKLLGRTISLTESIEALTTLDTSNTAGVTVISSF
- the metA gene encoding homoserine O-acetyltransferase MetA — translated: MPICIPEQLPAQDVLSGENIFTMDSTRAATQDIRPMEVGILNLMPNKIETEVQILRLLSNTPLQVNVNLIRVDKLAPKHTPQSHMDAFYHDFSEIADKKYDGLIVTGAPLAHLPYEEVKYWDQMTEILEWAQRNVQSTLYLCWAAHAAMYHFYGVQRKLRETKLSGVFEHKVLDPYNELLRGFDPVFYAPHSRFGYIDSGEYNSVEGLKVITESDEAGAYTIASEDKRMVFVTGHPEYDPETLHDEYFRDLQADAHPAVPANYFTDDDPAKAPLVRWRSHGSLLFNNWLNYYVYQTTPYDLSQLAEKPRPKR
- a CDS encoding homocysteine S-methyltransferase family protein, coding for MTSGTKQQLLDAAAKRVLILDGAMGTMIQEHKLEEADYRGEAFANWHCDVKGNNDLLAITQPDIIYNIHCAYLEAGADIIETNTFNATTIAMADYDMEAQSKDINLAAAKLARKACDEFTAKTPDKPRYVAGVLGPTNRTASISPDVNDPGKRNVTFDELVEAYIESTEALLDGGSDIILIETIFDTLNAKAAAFAVETVFEKRGERAPVMVSGTITDASGRTLSGQTAEAFYYSMRHVSPVSMGLNCALGPDLLRQYVEEISIISECLVSAHPNAGLPNEFGEYDLGAEEMAAHIKEWAESGLVNVVGGCCGSTPEHIRAMAEAVKDVKPRTVPVFEPKMRLSGLEPFVH
- the metH gene encoding methionine synthase, with amino-acid sequence MTAEFSTFINVGERTNVTGSAVFKRLILNAEYEKALDVARQQVENGAQVIDINMDEAMLDSVEAMRTFLNLIASEPDICRVPIMIDSSKWEVIETGLKCVQGKAIVNSISLKEGKEQFVHQAKLIKRYGAATVVMAFDETGQADTKARKIEICQRSYKVLTEEVGFPPEDIIFDPNIFAVATGIEEHNNYAVDFIEATRVIRQTCPYAHISGGLSNISFSFRGNNPVREAMHSVFLYHAIRAGMDMGIVNAGQLEVYDQIPEELREAVEDVILNRREDGTERLLDIAPKYQGDGKAAAAEDLSWRELPVNKRLEHALVKGTTDYIIEDTEEARLAAERPLHVIEGPLMDGMNVVGDLFGEGKMFLPQVVKSARVMKKAVAHLQPFIEAEKDGKSSSNGKILMATVKGDVHDIGKNIVGVVLQCNNFEVVDLGVMVPCATILQVAREENVDMIGLSGLITPSLDEMVHVAKEMERLGLDLPLLIGGATTSKAHTAVKIEQNYSHPVAYVPNASRAVGVCQKLINPESRKVFEKELSDEYEKVRAQHARKQPRSKPVTLAEARANAYKPDFSVLPVKPKTPGVTPVSVDLATLRDYIDWTPFFLTWSLAGKFPRILDDEVVGEQAKELYADANKMLDKVIADGSLQAKGVIGLFPANRVGDDIEIYQDDNRDAVLGVSRHLRQQTLKDKFANYCLADFVAEKQSGIADYIGAFAVTGGIGEDELAESYNKAGDDYNAIMVKAVADRLAEAFAEYLHEQVRKDYWGFAPDENFDNDALIREKYQGIRPAPGYAACPEHTEKQLIWDLLDAEAHTTMKLTESYAMWPGAAVSGWYFSHPESRYFAVAKIQRDQLEDYAQRKGWSTEEAEKWLAPNLDD
- a CDS encoding DUF938 domain-containing protein, yielding MTDELPFSQACENNKGPISAILEVALSQCKRVLEVGSGTGQHAVHIAPLLPHLIWQTSDQPQYHEGVLKWIAAYPSENLLPPLNLTVGKDRLPFSEYDGVYSANTAHIMQKAEIKMMMQSLSESLPQGAVFCQYGPFTDNGAFSSESNREFHQHLIASGYGGYRDIQELQAWAPALTLEKIHEMPANNLLLQWVKN